From one Streptomyces sp. R41 genomic stretch:
- a CDS encoding BLIP family protein: protein MVKVWRLGVSLIAAGAAIVGVATSAQAYSGFTAEKYNQIQFGMTKDQVWAIGGGAQACETGGLVGDNAILCWAESGDYVPYGGFSFNADGKLYNKRSELLFKAKTPSIRLAQYNRTTLGMTEAQVWSVVPKDSCVAQQETYPNWPATNGHAVEYYCPSATGRFPPSAYLTFTDGTLTYRHQRSLT, encoded by the coding sequence ATGGTGAAGGTGTGGCGTTTAGGAGTCTCGCTCATCGCGGCCGGTGCGGCGATCGTCGGCGTAGCCACCAGCGCGCAGGCGTACTCCGGGTTCACGGCCGAGAAGTACAACCAGATCCAGTTCGGTATGACGAAGGACCAGGTCTGGGCGATAGGCGGCGGCGCACAGGCGTGTGAGACCGGTGGGCTCGTCGGGGACAACGCCATCCTGTGCTGGGCCGAGTCGGGCGACTACGTGCCGTACGGCGGCTTCAGCTTCAACGCGGACGGGAAGCTGTACAACAAGCGGAGCGAGCTCCTGTTCAAGGCGAAGACGCCGTCCATCAGGCTCGCTCAGTACAACCGGACGACGCTGGGCATGACCGAGGCACAGGTGTGGTCGGTCGTCCCGAAGGACTCGTGCGTGGCGCAGCAGGAGACCTACCCCAACTGGCCGGCCACGAACGGCCACGCGGTGGAGTACTACTGCCCCTCCGCGACCGGCCGGTTCCCGCCGAGCGCGTACCTCACGTTCACCGACGGCACGCTGACCTACCGCCACCAGCGCAGCCTCACCTGA
- a CDS encoding sulfite exporter TauE/SafE family protein: MRTLILLALAGLGAQLVDGSLGMAYGVTSTTLLLAMGTNPAAASATVHFAEIGTTLMSGASHWRFGNVDWKVVAKIGVPGAVGSFLGATVLSKLSTEVAEPAMSLILLGLGLYVMSRFTFRGMPKGQLGKPLRKRFLAPLGLVAGFLDATGGGGWGPVGTPALLASGRLEPRKVIGSVDTSEFLVAVAASLGFLFSLGSQGLNWGWVLAFLLGGLVAAPVAAWLVRLVPPRVLGSAVGGVIIVTNVRTLLGSDWVGASAGLSTPVYVLLYALWAAALTYSIRAYRKEKEAEPAVEERQPVAV, translated from the coding sequence ATGCGCACGCTGATACTGCTCGCCCTCGCGGGCCTCGGCGCCCAGCTGGTGGACGGCAGCCTCGGCATGGCGTACGGCGTGACGTCGACCACGCTGCTGCTCGCCATGGGCACCAACCCGGCCGCCGCCTCGGCCACGGTCCACTTCGCCGAGATCGGCACCACGCTGATGTCCGGCGCCTCGCACTGGCGCTTCGGGAACGTGGACTGGAAGGTCGTCGCCAAGATCGGCGTGCCGGGCGCGGTCGGCTCCTTCCTGGGCGCGACGGTCCTCTCCAAGCTCTCGACGGAGGTCGCCGAGCCGGCCATGTCGCTGATCCTGCTCGGGCTCGGCCTGTACGTCATGTCCCGCTTCACCTTCCGCGGCATGCCCAAGGGCCAATTGGGCAAGCCTCTGCGCAAGCGGTTCCTGGCCCCGCTCGGCCTGGTGGCAGGCTTCCTCGACGCCACCGGCGGAGGCGGCTGGGGCCCGGTCGGCACCCCGGCGCTCCTGGCCAGCGGGCGTCTGGAGCCCCGCAAGGTGATCGGCTCGGTCGACACCAGCGAGTTCCTGGTCGCCGTCGCCGCGAGTCTCGGCTTCCTCTTCTCGCTCGGCTCCCAGGGCCTGAACTGGGGCTGGGTGCTCGCCTTCCTGCTCGGCGGCCTGGTCGCCGCGCCCGTCGCCGCCTGGCTGGTCCGCCTGGTCCCGCCGCGCGTGCTGGGCTCCGCGGTCGGCGGCGTCATCATCGTCACCAACGTCCGTACGCTCCTGGGGAGCGACTGGGTCGGCGCGTCCGCGGGGCTCAGCACCCCGGTCTACGTCCTCCTGTACGCGCTGTGGGCCGCCGCCCTGACGTACTCGATCCGCGCCTACCGCAAGGAGAAGGAGGCGGAGCCGGCGGTCGAGGAGCGGCAGCCCGTGGCGGTGTAG
- a CDS encoding Rrf2 family transcriptional regulator has product MRISARADYAVRAVLELAVRQAGGPAKAEAIAAAQDIPHKFLEGILGDLRRGGSGGYRLARAPDAITVADVIRTVDGPIVSVRGERPTQLALEDLPYVGAGRDPQRQQRFRGAGVRERTWVCARGGESACMASRGRRELSDRP; this is encoded by the coding sequence ATGAGGATCTCGGCGCGGGCGGATTACGCGGTACGGGCGGTACTGGAGCTCGCCGTACGGCAGGCCGGCGGCCCGGCGAAGGCGGAGGCCATCGCCGCCGCGCAGGACATTCCCCACAAGTTCCTGGAGGGAATCCTCGGCGATCTCCGGCGCGGCGGCAGTGGCGGCTACCGGCTCGCACGCGCCCCCGACGCGATCACCGTCGCGGATGTCATCCGTACGGTGGACGGCCCGATCGTCTCCGTACGCGGCGAACGGCCCACCCAGCTCGCCCTCGAGGATCTTCCGTACGTTGGCGCGGGCCGCGACCCACAGCGGCAGCAGCGGTTCCGCGGGGCCGGTGTACGCGAACGTACTTGGGTCTGCGCCCGGGGCGGCGAGAGTGCGTGCATGGCGTCGCGGGGCAGACGGGAATTGTCAGACAGGCCCTAG
- a CDS encoding beta-galactosidase, whose protein sequence is MVLSRRTFSAIAGTAALGLSLSGSGSDEACAAGRAPVAPTGPAPGRPAADRKAHTVGFDRYSMLIDGKRLVLWSGEVHPFRLPSPSLWRDVLEKLRAHGYNTISVYVSWNYHSPAPGKYDFTGVRDLDLFLRTAAETGLYVILRPGPYINAEVDAGGFPGWLTVTKGTARTSDPTYLKYVDEWLTAVDRIAAKHLYTKGGGTIVLYQLENEYADNVDSPLGRDYMTHLYTKVRADGIDVPLFHNDKGRNGYWAPGTFDTGREKGRYLYGFDGYPSPFATPPDWGYFGIGGTKGGSTASPETPGLIAEFGGGWFDPWGGAEFDGKGYAESRRTRDAAYERRFYLTNLANGIKVHNVYMTFGGTSWGWLPAPIVYTSYDYGAALDEARQPTAKLIPMHQIGQLLHSVPDLAKLDRAEDITVDGDGIKAYHLVNPDTKAHFYVLRNDSSAGVVASVPLAGTTADVPVPGLDARLLATGIALGRRKLRYSTAQPMLWLNAGRQDIAVLTGCAGESTQTALECASEPTVTVLAGNAGHTYADGVLRVDAQLGGITRVLVKGGGASTPLLLLLADDETSGRLWRYDTPSGPVLVHGPALVRTAVLRGATVHLTGDTVEAADLEVWGPRGMSEVIWNQGTLKAKATKSGSLRAEQLLPGVPGVRLPALANWRRSAENPESAADYDDSGWKVANKKSSYSVTPVPAGQPVLFADDYGYHYGDVWYRGHFTDAAGADSVSLSYISGAQGLLMAWLDGKPLGTHRMPVPDKKTVRQGTWSATATFPVPEKTGPRVLSVLVRRMQHDEDGAAKDTHKVARGLTAVTFKGASPAATWRIQGEVAPDPVRGPVNNGGLYGERHGWHLPGFADSGWKVVDFPRAERRQGVTWYRTGFRLAVDARVDASIGLTLTDDPARAYRVQIFLNGWNMGQYINDVGPQHTFVLPNGLLRTRGLNTLALAVLSDGTTPAGPGEVKLTLLGSAAGGVPVTLVASPGRTHKS, encoded by the coding sequence ATGGTGTTGAGCAGACGTACCTTCAGCGCAATCGCCGGCACCGCCGCGCTCGGCCTCTCGCTGAGCGGCAGCGGGAGCGATGAGGCGTGCGCCGCCGGAAGGGCGCCCGTCGCTCCCACCGGGCCCGCGCCCGGGCGGCCCGCGGCCGACCGCAAGGCGCACACCGTCGGCTTCGACCGCTATTCGATGCTGATCGACGGCAAGCGCCTCGTGCTCTGGTCCGGCGAGGTCCACCCCTTCCGTCTGCCGAGCCCCTCGCTGTGGCGGGACGTGCTGGAGAAGCTGCGCGCCCACGGCTACAACACGATCAGCGTCTATGTGTCGTGGAACTACCACTCCCCCGCGCCGGGGAAGTACGACTTCACCGGCGTCCGCGACCTCGACCTGTTCCTGCGCACGGCCGCCGAGACCGGCCTGTACGTCATCCTGCGGCCGGGCCCGTACATCAACGCCGAGGTCGACGCGGGCGGCTTCCCCGGCTGGCTGACCGTCACCAAGGGCACGGCCCGCACCTCCGACCCGACCTATCTGAAGTACGTCGACGAGTGGCTGACCGCCGTCGACCGGATCGCCGCGAAGCACCTCTACACCAAGGGCGGCGGCACGATCGTCCTCTATCAGCTGGAGAACGAGTACGCGGACAACGTCGACAGCCCCCTCGGCCGCGACTACATGACCCACCTCTACACCAAGGTCCGTGCGGACGGCATCGACGTGCCGCTCTTCCACAACGACAAGGGCAGGAACGGGTACTGGGCCCCGGGGACCTTCGACACGGGCAGGGAGAAGGGCCGTTACCTGTACGGCTTCGACGGCTATCCGTCGCCCTTCGCGACCCCGCCCGACTGGGGCTACTTCGGCATCGGCGGTACGAAGGGCGGCTCGACCGCGAGTCCGGAAACCCCGGGGCTCATCGCCGAGTTCGGGGGTGGCTGGTTCGACCCGTGGGGCGGCGCGGAGTTCGACGGCAAGGGGTACGCGGAGTCGCGCCGGACCCGCGACGCGGCGTACGAGCGGCGCTTCTACCTCACCAACCTCGCCAACGGCATCAAGGTCCACAACGTCTACATGACCTTCGGCGGCACGTCCTGGGGCTGGCTGCCCGCGCCGATCGTCTACACCTCGTACGACTACGGTGCCGCCCTCGACGAGGCCCGGCAGCCCACCGCGAAACTGATCCCGATGCACCAGATCGGGCAGCTCCTGCACTCCGTGCCCGACCTGGCGAAGCTGGACCGCGCCGAGGACATCACGGTCGACGGGGACGGGATCAAGGCATACCACCTCGTCAATCCGGACACGAAGGCGCACTTCTACGTGCTGCGCAATGACAGCTCCGCCGGGGTGGTCGCCTCCGTGCCGCTCGCCGGAACGACCGCCGACGTGCCCGTCCCCGGTCTCGACGCCCGGTTGCTCGCCACCGGAATCGCCCTCGGAAGGCGGAAGCTGAGGTACTCCACCGCCCAACCGATGCTCTGGCTGAACGCCGGGCGCCAGGACATCGCCGTGCTCACGGGCTGCGCGGGCGAATCGACGCAGACCGCGCTGGAGTGCGCGAGCGAGCCGACGGTCACCGTGCTGGCGGGGAACGCGGGGCACACGTACGCCGACGGGGTCCTGCGGGTGGACGCACAACTCGGCGGTATCACACGGGTGTTGGTGAAGGGCGGCGGTGCCTCGACACCTCTCCTGCTGCTGCTCGCCGACGACGAGACCTCCGGACGGCTGTGGCGGTACGACACCCCGTCCGGCCCGGTGCTGGTGCACGGCCCCGCACTCGTGCGCACCGCCGTCCTGCGCGGCGCCACCGTCCATCTCACCGGGGACACGGTCGAGGCGGCGGACCTTGAGGTCTGGGGGCCGCGTGGAATGAGTGAAGTCATCTGGAACCAGGGCACGTTGAAGGCGAAGGCCACCAAGTCCGGCAGCCTGCGGGCCGAGCAGCTGCTGCCCGGTGTGCCCGGCGTCCGGCTCCCCGCGCTGGCCAACTGGCGCCGGTCCGCCGAGAACCCGGAGTCCGCCGCCGACTATGACGACTCCGGCTGGAAGGTCGCGAACAAGAAGTCCTCGTACAGCGTCACCCCCGTACCCGCCGGGCAGCCCGTGCTGTTCGCCGACGACTACGGCTACCACTACGGCGATGTCTGGTACCGGGGCCACTTCACGGACGCGGCCGGCGCGGATTCCGTGTCCCTCTCCTACATCTCGGGCGCGCAGGGCCTGCTGATGGCGTGGCTGGACGGGAAGCCGCTGGGTACGCATCGGATGCCGGTGCCGGACAAGAAGACGGTCAGGCAGGGGACCTGGTCGGCCACGGCGACGTTCCCCGTCCCCGAGAAGACGGGGCCGCGCGTGTTGTCCGTCCTCGTGCGCCGTATGCAGCACGACGAGGACGGGGCCGCGAAGGACACCCACAAGGTGGCCCGGGGCCTGACGGCTGTGACCTTCAAAGGGGCCTCTCCGGCGGCCACTTGGCGGATCCAGGGCGAGGTGGCCCCGGACCCGGTGCGCGGGCCGGTCAACAACGGGGGTCTGTACGGGGAGCGGCACGGCTGGCATCTGCCCGGGTTCGCGGACAGCGGCTGGAAGGTCGTCGACTTCCCGCGCGCCGAGCGGCGGCAGGGTGTCACCTGGTACCGCACCGGCTTCCGGCTCGCCGTCGACGCGAGGGTGGACGCCTCGATCGGGCTCACGCTCACCGACGACCCGGCCCGCGCCTACCGCGTGCAGATCTTCCTGAACGGCTGGAACATGGGCCAGTACATCAATGATGTGGGCCCCCAGCACACCTTCGTGCTGCCGAACGGACTGCTCCGCACACGGGGGCTCAACACACTTGCCCTCGCGGTGCTGTCCGACGGGACCACACCGGCGGGCCCGGGCGAGGTGAAGCTGACACTGCTGGGCAGCGCGGCCGGAGGAGTGCCGGTGACACTGGTCGCCTCCCCCGGCCGTACCCACAAGAGCTAG
- a CDS encoding alpha-N-arabinofuranosidase, with product MRTARFALDPAFTVGKVDPRLFGSFVEHLGRCVYTGIFEPGHSSADETGLRTDVLDLVRELGVTTIRYPGGNFVSGYNWEDSVGPAEDRPRRLDLAWRSTETNRFGLSEYIAFLKKVGPQAEPMMAINLGTRGVAEALALQEYANHPSGTARSDLRVAHGDKDPFGIKLWCLGNEMDGPWQTGHKTAEEYGRLAAETARAMRQIEPDLELVACGSSGQGMPTFAEWEATVLQETYDLVDHISLHAYYEETDGDRDSFLASAVDTESFIENVVATCDHVGARLKSKKKINLSFDEWNVWYQSRPNPHPVEDWQEAPRILEDVYSVTDAVVFGSLLIALLRHADRVTVACLAQLVNVIAPIMTEPGGPAWRQTTFFPFAQASKYGRGQVLDVRVDSPTYETKKYGEADLLHATAVRAEDGSVTVFAVNRSQSESLPLEVALNRLGLTTVVEHSALADADPDATNTLDDQERVTPHPVEGTTLQDGTLSAVLEPLSWNVIRLS from the coding sequence ATGCGCACCGCCCGCTTCGCCCTCGACCCCGCCTTCACCGTAGGCAAGGTCGACCCACGACTCTTCGGATCCTTCGTCGAACACCTCGGCCGCTGCGTCTACACAGGCATCTTCGAGCCCGGCCACTCCTCGGCCGACGAGACGGGCCTCCGCACGGACGTACTGGACCTGGTCCGCGAACTCGGCGTCACCACGATCCGCTACCCCGGCGGCAACTTCGTCTCCGGCTACAACTGGGAGGACTCGGTGGGCCCGGCCGAGGACCGCCCCCGCCGTCTCGACCTGGCCTGGCGCTCCACGGAGACCAACCGCTTCGGCCTGTCCGAGTACATCGCCTTCCTGAAGAAGGTCGGTCCGCAGGCCGAGCCGATGATGGCCATCAACCTCGGCACGCGCGGCGTCGCCGAGGCCCTGGCGCTCCAGGAGTACGCCAATCACCCTTCCGGGACCGCCCGTTCGGACCTGCGCGTGGCGCACGGCGACAAGGACCCGTTCGGAATCAAGCTGTGGTGCCTCGGCAACGAGATGGACGGCCCCTGGCAGACCGGCCACAAGACCGCCGAGGAGTACGGCCGGCTCGCCGCCGAGACCGCCCGTGCGATGCGGCAGATCGAGCCGGACCTCGAACTCGTCGCGTGCGGCTCCTCCGGGCAGGGGATGCCGACCTTCGCCGAGTGGGAGGCGACCGTTCTCCAGGAGACGTACGACCTCGTCGACCACATCTCCCTGCACGCCTACTACGAGGAGACCGACGGCGACCGGGACTCCTTCCTCGCCTCCGCCGTCGACACGGAGTCCTTCATCGAGAACGTGGTGGCGACCTGCGACCACGTGGGCGCCCGCCTGAAGTCGAAGAAGAAGATCAACCTCTCCTTCGACGAGTGGAACGTCTGGTACCAGAGCCGGCCCAACCCGCACCCGGTCGAGGACTGGCAGGAGGCCCCGCGCATCCTGGAGGACGTCTACTCCGTCACGGACGCCGTCGTCTTCGGCTCCCTGCTCATCGCGCTGCTGCGGCACGCGGACCGGGTGACAGTGGCTTGCCTCGCCCAGCTCGTCAACGTCATCGCGCCGATCATGACGGAGCCGGGCGGCCCGGCCTGGCGGCAGACGACGTTCTTCCCGTTCGCGCAGGCCTCGAAGTACGGGCGCGGCCAGGTCCTCGACGTACGGGTGGACTCGCCGACGTACGAGACGAAGAAGTACGGCGAGGCGGACCTGCTGCACGCCACCGCCGTGCGCGCGGAGGACGGCTCGGTCACCGTCTTCGCCGTCAACCGCAGCCAGAGCGAGTCGCTGCCGCTCGAAGTCGCCCTGAACCGGCTGGGGCTGACGACGGTCGTCGAGCACAGCGCGCTCGCGGACGCCGACCCGGACGCCACCAACACCCTCGACGACCAGGAGCGGGTCACCCCGCACCCGGTCGAGGGGACCACCCTCCAGGACGGCACGCTGAGCGCCGTCCTGGAGCCGCTGTCGTGGAACGTGATCCGGCTGAGCTAG
- a CDS encoding arabinan endo-1,5-alpha-L-arabinosidase has protein sequence MKRYRFATVLAAALLALLPTTAQAADYPDPIPLTGQQIIHDPTVIHLKSGGYVAYSTGGIIGARLSKDRVQWDDAGNAFATPPSWWYEYNSTGDPWAPDISYRDGRYWLYYAVSSWGTNHSAVGVATSPTGLPGTWTDHGKVFTSETTDAWNAIDPAVIRADGKLWMAFGSYWTGVRMVELDPSTGKAVEGTTVHHLATRPDAPYAVEGPYVVKHGRYYYLFASYDACCAGVNSTYKIKVGRSTSVTGPYVDSDGTPLLEGGGDLLLAGHGRYIGTGGESVFRDRGQDWLAYHYYDADDNGTPKLGLNRLAWKKNGWPSVV, from the coding sequence TTGAAGCGCTACAGATTCGCGACGGTCCTCGCCGCCGCCCTCCTCGCCCTCCTGCCCACCACCGCGCAAGCCGCCGACTACCCCGACCCCATCCCGCTCACCGGCCAGCAGATCATCCACGATCCCACGGTCATCCACCTCAAGTCCGGCGGATACGTGGCCTACTCCACCGGCGGCATCATCGGCGCCCGCCTCTCCAAGGACCGCGTCCAGTGGGACGACGCGGGCAACGCCTTCGCCACGCCCCCGAGCTGGTGGTACGAGTACAACTCGACCGGCGACCCCTGGGCACCGGACATCTCGTACCGCGACGGCCGCTACTGGCTCTACTACGCCGTCTCCTCCTGGGGCACCAACCACTCCGCGGTCGGCGTCGCCACGTCCCCGACCGGCCTGCCCGGCACCTGGACCGACCACGGCAAGGTCTTCACCTCCGAGACGACCGACGCCTGGAACGCCATCGACCCGGCCGTGATCCGCGCCGACGGCAAGCTGTGGATGGCGTTCGGCTCGTACTGGACCGGCGTCCGCATGGTCGAACTGGACCCGAGCACCGGCAAGGCCGTCGAGGGCACCACCGTCCACCACCTGGCGACCCGCCCGGACGCCCCGTACGCGGTCGAGGGCCCGTACGTGGTCAAACACGGCCGTTATTACTACCTCTTCGCCTCGTACGACGCCTGCTGCGCGGGCGTGAACTCCACGTACAAGATCAAGGTCGGCCGTTCCACGAGCGTCACCGGCCCGTACGTCGACAGCGATGGCACACCCCTGCTGGAGGGCGGCGGTGACCTGCTGCTGGCCGGACACGGCCGCTACATCGGCACCGGCGGCGAGTCGGTGTTCCGCGATCGAGGCCAGGACTGGCTGGCGTACCACTACTACGACGCGGACGACAACGGCACACCAAAGCTGGGGCTCAACAGGCTGGCCTGGAAGAAGAACGGCTGGCCGAGCGTGGTCTAG
- a CDS encoding carbohydrate ABC transporter permease, with protein sequence MTATQIQAKARIKSRTRKPWTPSQIILTLLGVAVSAVWMAPLAWALFTSLKSETEAVEVPPHWLPKVWTAQAWKAIFETGNITNWFVNSLVVSVCVTAIVLLVSALAGYGFARTEFRFKGALMGLVMAGLMVSPAVLGVPLFTTVQQMGMVDTYWGMILPQCAPAAMVYILYKFFQGIPRELEEAAFIDGAGRWRVFFTIIVPLSRPSLSAVGIFTFIASWNNFLWPYMVTNNPDLMTLPNGIATVMNSYGIQWAQLMAGGLMAGLPLIIVFVFFQRQIVAGVAHTGLAGQ encoded by the coding sequence ATGACCGCCACGCAAATACAGGCCAAGGCAAGGATCAAGAGCCGTACCAGGAAGCCCTGGACGCCCAGCCAGATCATTCTCACCCTCCTCGGTGTCGCCGTCTCCGCGGTGTGGATGGCGCCCCTGGCCTGGGCCCTGTTCACCTCTCTCAAGTCGGAGACCGAGGCCGTCGAGGTGCCGCCGCACTGGCTGCCGAAGGTGTGGACGGCCCAGGCCTGGAAGGCCATCTTCGAGACCGGCAACATCACCAACTGGTTCGTGAACTCGCTCGTCGTCTCGGTCTGTGTCACGGCCATCGTGCTGCTGGTCAGCGCGCTCGCCGGCTACGGCTTCGCGCGCACCGAGTTCCGCTTCAAGGGCGCCCTGATGGGCCTGGTCATGGCCGGGCTCATGGTGTCGCCCGCCGTCCTCGGCGTGCCCCTGTTCACCACGGTCCAGCAGATGGGGATGGTCGACACCTACTGGGGCATGATCCTTCCGCAGTGCGCGCCCGCCGCGATGGTCTACATCCTCTACAAGTTCTTCCAGGGCATTCCGAGGGAGCTGGAGGAGGCCGCGTTCATCGACGGCGCGGGCCGCTGGCGGGTCTTCTTCACCATCATCGTGCCGCTGTCGCGCCCGTCCCTCTCCGCCGTGGGGATCTTCACCTTCATCGCGTCCTGGAACAACTTCCTGTGGCCGTACATGGTGACCAACAACCCCGACCTGATGACCCTGCCCAACGGCATCGCGACCGTCATGAACTCCTACGGCATCCAGTGGGCCCAGCTCATGGCCGGCGGCCTGATGGCGGGCCTGCCGCTGATCATCGTCTTTGTCTTCTTCCAGCGCCAGATCGTCGCCGGTGTCGCGCACACCGGTCTCGCGGGCCAGTAA
- a CDS encoding carbohydrate ABC transporter permease yields the protein MTATSAEATLAPASKPIRSTSAGSADSLRARMGRRLQHGGWFIAPFLVLFALFVIWPILRGIYLSFTDANVSGVGANFVGWDNYREAFHDPLVWDSLGHSAYFTLLVVPCITVIAFLMAMLAHHIERAKWLWRLCFFAPFLLPSTVAGNLWQWLFNPGTGMVNYVLGIDTAWLTEKSTAMLAVVICTLWWTVGFSFLLYLAALQSIPDHLYEAAKLDGANAWHRMVHITLPMLRNITGLVIALQILASLQVFDQAVVIYDFGPGPEESTRTFVQYTLEEGFTSYRVGYASAISIIFFVIIASVALGRMWLLRKREEGVR from the coding sequence ATGACCGCGACCAGTGCCGAGGCCACTCTCGCGCCCGCCTCGAAGCCGATACGTTCCACCAGCGCCGGAAGCGCAGACAGCCTCCGGGCCCGCATGGGACGCAGGCTCCAGCACGGCGGCTGGTTCATCGCCCCGTTCCTCGTCCTGTTCGCCCTGTTCGTGATCTGGCCGATCCTGCGGGGCATCTATCTGAGCTTCACCGACGCCAACGTCTCGGGCGTCGGCGCGAACTTCGTCGGCTGGGACAACTACCGCGAGGCCTTCCACGACCCGCTGGTGTGGGACTCCCTCGGCCACAGCGCGTACTTCACGCTCCTGGTCGTGCCCTGCATCACCGTCATCGCCTTCCTCATGGCGATGCTCGCCCACCACATCGAGCGCGCCAAGTGGCTGTGGCGGCTGTGCTTCTTCGCCCCGTTCCTGCTGCCGTCCACGGTCGCGGGCAACCTGTGGCAGTGGCTGTTCAACCCCGGTACGGGCATGGTGAATTACGTCCTGGGCATCGACACGGCCTGGCTCACCGAGAAGTCGACGGCCATGCTCGCCGTGGTCATCTGCACCCTGTGGTGGACGGTCGGCTTCAGCTTCCTGCTCTACCTCGCCGCCCTCCAGTCCATCCCGGACCACCTGTACGAGGCGGCCAAGCTGGACGGAGCGAACGCCTGGCACCGCATGGTGCACATCACCCTGCCGATGCTGCGCAACATCACCGGCCTCGTCATCGCCCTGCAGATCCTCGCCTCGCTCCAGGTCTTCGACCAGGCTGTCGTGATCTACGACTTCGGTCCCGGACCGGAGGAGTCGACCCGCACCTTCGTCCAGTACACCCTCGAAGAGGGCTTCACCAGCTACCGCGTGGGCTACGCCTCCGCGATCTCCATCATCTTCTTCGTGATCATCGCGTCCGTCGCCCTCGGCCGGATGTGGCTGCTGCGCAAGCGTGAGGAGGGCGTGCGATGA